The region GATGCCTTGGCAAACAAAACAGCCGATTATTTTATGTGGGAACGTTTTATGACGAAACCTTTGGTAGATCAGGGAATTTTTAGAAAAGTAGCTGATTGTCCAACTCCTTGGCCTTGTTTTGTTATTGCTGTTCGCGATGCAGTTTTAGAAAAGAATCCCGAAATTATTTCGAAACTGTTACACATTATTAATGAAACAACAAAAAGTTTTAAAGCGGTAACAGCTATCGATAAAACTTTGGCCTCTAATTACAATCAAAAGCTCGAAGACATACAAGAATGGCTGTCTTTAACCGAGTGGTCTGAAAAACAATTATCGCAAAAAACACTAAATGATGTCCAAAATCAATTATTTCAACTGAAAATTATAGATAAAATAGGTACTTTTGATGAAATTGTAAGAACAGTCTAGATTACTGTTTTTATCGTCGGTATGATAAAAATAAAACAAATTTCTTTTCAGGGTTTTAAACAACGCTTTCAGGTGAAAAAACCCTGGGATGATGTCATTATCTTTGTTTTAAACATTTTGATTGCCATTCCTGTTTTTATTATAGCCCATCAAAATTTAATTGAACTTAACTGGCCTTTGAATCTTGACCGCATATTGCTCTTTCTTGCAATTATCGTCATTATTCAATTAATACTGCGTTTGTTGCGAACCATCATAATCATTTGCATTATTTTGTATGTTTTGGTGTTGTTTTATGGAACTGTTTTTGGCAATTACGGATTTGAAAGTGTTTTTGAGGATTATAATTCGATGATGTACACCATGTCAGATAATCCGAATCCACAGGATATTATCATTGCTAAGTTGCTTCCTTTTCCCAATAAATCAAAGATTGTTAGCGCCATTGAGTATAAGAATCCTAAGGTAAGAAATTTTGCTATCATGGCCACGTCAAAGCATTTCAAGAACGTCAAAGGCTATTCGGATTACAGAACTATTATCCAATGTTTTGCTGTTTTTAAGGAAATCAACCGCCGTTGGAACTATGTCAGCGATCCAAAAGATGGAGATTATATCGCCACTGCAAGTGAATCTTTGGAATATTTTTCGGGAGATTGCGACGATCATTCGATCTTGATGGCAGCGGCTGTTAGAGCCATTGGCGGGACGCCAAGATTGATTCATACTAAAGGACACATTTACCCTGAAATATTGATAGGAACGCTAAACGACCTTGAAACCGTCAATTATTTGATTAAAAACATCTTGTTTGTGAAAGAAAGCCATAAAAAACAACTGCATTATCATATTGATGAACGCGGTCAGGTATGGCTTAATCTGGATTATACGGCTAAATATCCCGGTGGTCCCTTTTTATCCGAAGAGATCCTAGGAGCCTTGACTCTTAATTAAATCAGTTAGATCTAAAGCGTTTCTTTTTTTATTTCTGCCAAAATTTCGTACGAACGAAGTCTTGCTTGATGCTCATAAATAGCTGAGGCTACCATTAGTTCGTCCACTTTAGTATGCTCCAGGAATTGTTCCAATTCTTTTTTTAGTTTCTCTGGTCCGCCTATAAAAGTGTAAGCAATCATTTGTTGTAAAGCAGCCTCTTCCATTGGATCCATAAAATCCTCATCGGGATTTACAGGTTCTTTAAGCTGTTGTCTGTTTCCTGTGATGATTCCAAGGAATAATTTCTTGAAAGAAGTGGCCAGTCTCTGGGCTTCCTTGTCTGTATCGGCGGCAATCACATTTACACAAGCGATCACATAAGGCTCTTTTAAATAGGTTGATGGTTTAAAATTATTGCGGTATATGGCTATGGCAGTATGAAGTTGTGCCGGTGCAAAATGACTGGCAAAAGCATAAGGCAGTCCCAAGGAAGCGGCTAAGTAAGCGCTATCGGTGCTGGAGCCTAAAATCCATATTGGGATGTTTAAGCCTTCTCCCGGAATGGCTCGAACTCGTCCGTTTTTATTCCCTTCTGATAAATAAAGTTGTAATTCTTGTACATTGGCGGGGAATTCCATCGCGGCATGTTCATCCCTTCTCAAGGCCGAGGCGGTAAACTGATCGGTTCCAGGGGCACGTCCCAAGCCCAGATCGATTCGGTTTGGAAAAAGAGTGGCTAAGGTTCCAAACTGTTCTGCAATAATTAGAGGAGCGTGATTAGGAAGCATAATTCCTCCGGATCCTATTCTTAAAGTCTTGGTGGCCGCCGCAATATGAGCAATCAATATTGAAGTGGCGCTACTGGCAATTCCGGGCATATTGTGATGTTCGGCTAACCAGAATCTATGATAACCCCATTTTTCCAGCTGTTGGGCCAGATTGACACTGTTTTTAAAAGTTTCAGATGCAGTTCCTCCATCCCTTACTATTGCAAGGTCTAGCGCCGATATTCTTGTTTGATGCAGTTTGTTTGTATTCATCTTGTAAGTGATCCCATTTTAGAACTGCAAAAATAAGGATTGTATTCTTGGTTTTGGCCTTATCAACTACTAATAGGAAGTTAAAATAAGGCCAGCACCATTGATTCCCAGTTCATACACTATCTATGCTTTATCCATACACTATCTATGCTTTATCCATACTATATTAGTACTATATCTATGCTATATCAGTACTATATCTATGCTATATGTCCTGTCCTGAAATAATTATGACTCCTCCTAAAATCTATACCGCTTATTAAATAAATCCTGTTATTGCTATACAAGACCTATAGTTATGCCTATTTTTTTGGGTAGCTGATATATCCATGCCGTATTTGTATACTATCTCTGTTATAGCTATGCTGTTTTTTTTGGGGTAGCCGATACTTTGACTAGCCTAAAAACTATTATTTTAGTATCGAATAAAAAAGCTTGAACAAGTTATCCTTATACATTGTACTCCGTGCTAGTTAATTATAAGTTTGGCTGACTTAGCTGTTCCTTTTTCATCAAAAAATTTCACCATATACAAACCCGGTTTAAAATTACTGATATTGATGTCTAATTTCTGCTGATTGCTCAGGGATTTAGTGAATAATTCTTGACCTGTAACGCTAAATATTTTGATATTTCCTTTTTGTTCTGTTGCTACTTCGGCGGTGAAACTATTTTTGGCAGGGTTTGGATAAACCCAAAAATCTGAATGTACCGGAATCCTATTCTCTTCGGATTTTAATGCCTTCGTATTGCGACTGGATACGCCTTCTAATGGAATTTGTTCGACATTTGCATTCATTACACTATTTAAAGCTCTTAGAAGGGATAATTGGTTTGTATAATCGACATCAGTTGCCATATCCCAATACATCACACCAGCCAATTCCCTGTCGCTTACCAATTTTGTTTTATTGATGATGGTTTGCTGTCCATTATAAGTGATGCTTTTGGACTGTAGCTCTCCAGTTGCTCCGCAACCATTCCCTGTCGTTACATTCACATCCATATTTGCTTGATCTGATAGGGGGTCAAGTGTGGGGTATTTATTTACAATCCCTTTATAACTGACCGTAATTTTGGAATTATCAGTAGTTACGCCATAGAATGGCAATCCCATGATGAGTTTTTGAGCAGGAAAGCCATAAGCCAGCATGGCATCCACATTGTTTACAAATTCATTGTATGGATAACGGTCGGGGCTTGGTCCATAAGACTGAATCGATATATAATCAAGTGCTGCTATTGCAGTCGGGCTGATTTTATAGTACAAAGGATGTAAGGTTACACTAAAATTAGAAGTTGGAGACAAAATGCTATTCAACGTCACTATAGTAGCGCTATAATCAGACCATTCCTGTGTGGTGGTACACCATTCAAAATCCAAATCGACTCCATCAAAACCATAGGTTTCTACAATGCTTTTGACCTTATTGGCAAAATTAATTCTAGCAGGCTCTGTCTTTATCATGGTTTTCCAATCTCCACCAATAATTCCCAGACGAATTTCTGCTCCATCATATCCCGTCATTGTTTGTTTCAGGCCTTCTAAAACACTAAGCCATGTTCTGGAATCCTTTTCCGGTTTTGAGGCATCATCGTATTTCCAGTAAGCAGTCGTTTTTGTTTCATTCCAGGTGTCTACCACGATTTGATTGTTCATCAATGCATTAATTTCGCTGCTACTCAGGCTTATTTGACTGACACTGGTTTCATCGAGTTTACCGTCAAAGTTTACTCCTAATTCAAAATTTGATCTGATAAAGGGCCCCGTTGTGGACAGTAAACCATCCCCGTTTTTATATGCTATTGGGACAGCAATTCCATCAACATAGAGTTTGAGCTGTTGATAGGCGCAAGTATTCCCTGAATAAGTTACAGCAACATGGTGCCATCCCCCTGTGGCAATTCCTGAATTCTCTGCCGTCACATAATTATCTGCCCCATTTGAAAGGTGAAAGATCAATTGATTTGTGGCTGCCGCCCCTAGCTGCAAATCAAAATTTTTAGTTGCCGATTCGTATTTTCTAAAAATACTGCTGTTCTCCACCCATTGGTCAATATAGACCCATGTTGCAAAAGAAAAAGCCGTTGCCCCTCCATTCGCTTTATTGAGCAAATCACTACCACAATTCATTGAAGCAGCGGTACCCGAAAAATCCATCAGGCCATTTCTGGAATCAAAACCTGACATATAAGCGGCATTATTTAATACCCCATCATTGACGGGGAAATCAAAGAACAAATCCCCATTGGCATACGGACTAGCTGCCATATATATTATATCATTATTGTTTCGAATATACTCCTCACTGATTTGGCCGCTTTCGTAAAAATTAGACCGTATATAACTACTGACAATCTTATATTTGAATGTGTTATTATCCGTAACCGGAGAAAATGAAGCACTTGAGAGCGTACCCTTATAATTGTTTTTTGTATCAATTACGGATGTAGCGTTTTTGTCCATCTTCCAATAGGAAATCAGATTGGCATACAAAGGATGGTATTTATTAATCGTGTTCTTCCTATCAATATCTGATGCTGTTAGGGCATGATTCCAAAGTTTCACCTCGTCAATCTTACCATTAAAGTTTTTTCCCAGTTCAAAATCAGCTGTAGTGACAGGAGTCGTTGCAGCAAGCAATCCATTCCCGGAAGAATACCAAATACCCGTTGTCGCCTGAGTACCGTTTATATAAATGCGAATCCTATTATAAGCAGACTTCGTACCATCATAAGCCATTACAATATGATTCCATTGCCCCACATTAATCGCTGAATTATCA is a window of Flavobacterium acetivorans DNA encoding:
- a CDS encoding LamG-like jellyroll fold domain-containing protein — translated: MKKVLLIAFLLMINPLLKSQTINQSISFSGTANSLASFGNINELNGVSQFSFEAWVYINQWNENSYIFRKTASTTSRIDLQLGPVATKRLYFHVANGANTYAALDNSAINVGQWNHIVMAYDGTKSAYNRIRIYINGTQATTGIWYSSGNGLLAATTPVTTADFELGKNFNGKIDEVKLWNHALTASDIDRKNTINKYHPLYANLISYWKMDKNATSVIDTKNNYKGTLSSASFSPVTDNNTFKYKIVSSYIRSNFYESGQISEEYIRNNNDIIYMAASPYANGDLFFDFPVNDGVLNNAAYMSGFDSRNGLMDFSGTAASMNCGSDLLNKANGGATAFSFATWVYIDQWVENSSIFRKYESATKNFDLQLGAAATNQLIFHLSNGADNYVTAENSGIATGGWHHVAVTYSGNTCAYQQLKLYVDGIAVPIAYKNGDGLLSTTGPFIRSNFELGVNFDGKLDETSVSQISLSSSEINALMNNQIVVDTWNETKTTAYWKYDDASKPEKDSRTWLSVLEGLKQTMTGYDGAEIRLGIIGGDWKTMIKTEPARINFANKVKSIVETYGFDGVDLDFEWCTTTQEWSDYSATIVTLNSILSPTSNFSVTLHPLYYKISPTAIAALDYISIQSYGPSPDRYPYNEFVNNVDAMLAYGFPAQKLIMGLPFYGVTTDNSKITVSYKGIVNKYPTLDPLSDQANMDVNVTTGNGCGATGELQSKSITYNGQQTIINKTKLVSDRELAGVMYWDMATDVDYTNQLSLLRALNSVMNANVEQIPLEGVSSRNTKALKSEENRIPVHSDFWVYPNPAKNSFTAEVATEQKGNIKIFSVTGQELFTKSLSNQQKLDINISNFKPGLYMVKFFDEKGTAKSAKLIIN
- a CDS encoding LLM class flavin-dependent oxidoreductase, giving the protein MNTNKLHQTRISALDLAIVRDGGTASETFKNSVNLAQQLEKWGYHRFWLAEHHNMPGIASSATSILIAHIAAATKTLRIGSGGIMLPNHAPLIIAEQFGTLATLFPNRIDLGLGRAPGTDQFTASALRRDEHAAMEFPANVQELQLYLSEGNKNGRVRAIPGEGLNIPIWILGSSTDSAYLAASLGLPYAFASHFAPAQLHTAIAIYRNNFKPSTYLKEPYVIACVNVIAADTDKEAQRLATSFKKLFLGIITGNRQQLKEPVNPDEDFMDPMEEAALQQMIAYTFIGGPEKLKKELEQFLEHTKVDELMVASAIYEHQARLRSYEILAEIKKETL
- a CDS encoding transglutaminase, translated to MIKIKQISFQGFKQRFQVKKPWDDVIIFVLNILIAIPVFIIAHQNLIELNWPLNLDRILLFLAIIVIIQLILRLLRTIIIICIILYVLVLFYGTVFGNYGFESVFEDYNSMMYTMSDNPNPQDIIIAKLLPFPNKSKIVSAIEYKNPKVRNFAIMATSKHFKNVKGYSDYRTIIQCFAVFKEINRRWNYVSDPKDGDYIATASESLEYFSGDCDDHSILMAAAVRAIGGTPRLIHTKGHIYPEILIGTLNDLETVNYLIKNILFVKESHKKQLHYHIDERGQVWLNLDYTAKYPGGPFLSEEILGALTLN